A single region of the Streptomyces vilmorinianum genome encodes:
- the fahA gene encoding fumarylacetoacetase: protein MPEQSPLDLAEGDPFGPHNLPYGVFSTADEPGRRRVGVRIGGHVLDAGAAAHALGSPYAALLAQPSLNPLLAAGRTAWRDVRRALTAWVTVPAHRSDIEPLLHPLDSVTLHLPYEVADYVDFYASEHHATNVGRMFRPDGDPLTPNWKHLPIGYHGRAGTVVVSGTDVVRPAGQRKAPTDPAPVFGPSVKLDIEAEVGFVVGTPSTLGTPVPLDDFREHVFGLTLLNDWSARDIQAWEYVPLGPFLGKSFTTSVSAWVTPLEALDAARTAPPARDFDLLPYLDDSGDEEPGGFDLRITVEINGEVVSEPPFATMYWTAAQQLAHMTVNGASLRTGDLYGSGTVSGPEVHQRGSLLELTWNGRDPLELPAGKRTFLEDGDEVTLTAWAPGPDGTQVALGEVKGRIVPAT, encoded by the coding sequence ATGCCCGAGCAGTCCCCGCTCGACCTGGCCGAGGGCGATCCCTTCGGCCCGCACAACCTTCCGTACGGCGTCTTCTCCACCGCCGACGAGCCCGGCCGGCGGAGGGTCGGCGTCCGCATCGGCGGGCATGTGCTCGACGCCGGGGCCGCGGCGCACGCGCTCGGTTCGCCCTACGCCGCGCTGCTCGCGCAGCCCAGCCTGAACCCGTTGCTCGCCGCCGGGCGCACCGCCTGGCGCGATGTGCGCCGCGCGCTGACCGCCTGGGTGACCGTGCCCGCGCACCGGTCGGACATCGAGCCGCTGCTGCACCCACTGGACTCCGTGACCCTGCATCTGCCGTACGAAGTCGCGGACTACGTCGACTTCTACGCGAGCGAGCACCACGCCACCAACGTGGGCCGGATGTTCCGCCCCGACGGCGACCCGCTCACCCCCAACTGGAAGCATCTGCCGATCGGTTACCACGGTCGCGCGGGCACGGTCGTGGTCTCCGGCACCGATGTCGTACGCCCCGCGGGGCAGCGCAAGGCACCCACCGACCCGGCGCCGGTCTTCGGGCCCTCGGTGAAGCTGGACATCGAGGCGGAGGTCGGCTTCGTCGTCGGCACCCCCTCCACCCTCGGCACGCCGGTTCCGCTCGACGACTTCCGCGAGCACGTCTTCGGTCTGACGCTGCTCAACGACTGGTCGGCGCGGGACATCCAGGCCTGGGAGTACGTGCCGCTCGGCCCGTTCCTCGGCAAGTCGTTCACGACGTCCGTGTCCGCCTGGGTGACCCCCCTGGAGGCCCTGGACGCGGCCCGCACGGCGCCGCCGGCCCGGGACTTCGATCTGCTGCCGTACCTGGACGACTCCGGCGACGAGGAGCCCGGCGGCTTCGATCTGCGGATCACCGTCGAGATCAACGGCGAGGTGGTCTCCGAGCCCCCGTTCGCCACGATGTACTGGACGGCCGCCCAGCAGCTCGCCCACATGACGGTCAACGGGGCGTCGCTGCGGACCGGCGACCTGTACGGCTCCGGGACGGTCTCGGGCCCCGAGGTGCACCAGCGCGGCTCGCTGCTCGAACTGACCTGGAACGGCCGCGATCCGCTCGAACTGCCCGCCGGGAAGCGGACGTTCCTGGAGGACGGGGACGAGGTCACGCTCACCGCGTGGGCGCCCGGCCCGGACGGCACGCAGGTCGCGCTCGGCGAGGTGAAGGGCCGGATCGTCCCCGCTACCTAA
- a CDS encoding M28 family peptidase: MNLSVPRRAAALSLTAALTLAGFTGASANATPAATLAAPDIPVANVKQHLADLQSIANANGGNRAHGRTGYKASIDFVKAKLDAAGYTTTIQQFTYNGTTGYNLIADWPGGDPNQVLMAGAHLDSVSSGAGINDNGSGSAAILETALAVSRAGLQPTKHLRFGWWGAEELGLVGSKYYVNNLPTTERSKISGYLNFDMIGSPNPGYFVYDDDPAIEQTFKDYFAGLGVPTEIETEGDGRSDHASFKNVGIPVGGLFTGASRVKTSAQVQKWGGTATAFDRCYHSSCDTTANINDTALDRNSDAVAHAIWTLSAGTTTPPPGPVFENTADVSIPDNGAAVTSTVNVTGVTGNAPATLKVGVDIIHTWRGDLVVDLVAPDGSVYNLKPFSSSDSADNVQTTYTVNASSEVANGAWKLRVQDKAAYDTGYINSFKLTF, encoded by the coding sequence ATGAATCTCTCCGTGCCCAGACGCGCCGCCGCGCTCTCCCTGACGGCCGCGCTCACCCTCGCCGGGTTCACCGGCGCGTCCGCGAACGCGACGCCCGCCGCCACCCTGGCCGCGCCCGACATCCCGGTCGCCAACGTCAAGCAGCACCTCGCCGACCTCCAGTCGATCGCCAACGCCAACGGCGGCAACCGCGCCCACGGCCGCACCGGCTACAAGGCGTCCATCGACTTCGTGAAGGCCAAGCTGGACGCGGCCGGATACACCACCACCATCCAGCAGTTCACGTACAACGGCACCACCGGCTACAACCTGATAGCCGACTGGCCCGGCGGCGACCCCAACCAGGTCCTCATGGCCGGCGCGCACCTCGACTCCGTCTCCTCCGGCGCCGGGATCAACGACAACGGCTCCGGGTCCGCCGCGATCCTCGAGACCGCGCTCGCCGTCTCCCGGGCCGGGCTCCAGCCCACGAAGCATCTGCGCTTCGGCTGGTGGGGCGCCGAGGAGCTCGGGCTCGTCGGGTCGAAGTACTACGTCAACAACCTGCCGACCACCGAGCGTTCGAAGATCAGCGGCTATCTGAACTTCGACATGATCGGCTCGCCCAACCCCGGCTACTTCGTCTACGACGACGACCCGGCGATCGAGCAGACCTTCAAGGACTACTTCGCCGGCCTCGGCGTGCCCACCGAGATCGAGACCGAGGGCGACGGCCGCTCCGACCACGCCTCGTTCAAGAACGTCGGCATACCCGTCGGCGGGCTCTTCACCGGCGCCAGCCGGGTCAAGACCAGCGCGCAGGTCCAGAAGTGGGGCGGTACGGCCACGGCCTTCGACCGCTGCTACCACTCCTCCTGCGACACCACCGCGAACATCAACGACACCGCCCTGGACCGCAACAGCGACGCCGTCGCCCACGCGATCTGGACCCTGTCGGCGGGCACGACGACCCCGCCGCCGGGGCCCGTCTTCGAGAACACGGCCGACGTGTCCATCCCGGACAACGGCGCCGCGGTGACCTCCACGGTCAACGTCACCGGTGTCACCGGCAACGCGCCCGCCACGCTCAAGGTCGGCGTGGACATCATCCACACCTGGCGCGGTGACCTGGTCGTCGACCTCGTGGCCCCCGACGGCTCGGTCTACAACCTCAAGCCGTTCTCGTCCTCCGACTCGGCCGACAACGTCCAGACCACCTACACGGTCAACGCCTCCAGCGAGGTCGCCAACGGCGCCTGGAAGCTGCGGGTCCAGGACAAGGCCGCGTACGACACCGGCTACATCAACAGCTTCAAGCTGACGTTCTAG
- a CDS encoding polyprenyl synthetase family protein, whose product MTVVGPFGLSVRDQALEADVQTGLAAVEAGLLDATKSEVPFITEAAQHLVLAGGKRFRPLLVMLAAQFGDPYAPGVVPSAVVVELTHLATLYHDDVMDEADVRRGVESANTRWGNSIAVLTGDFLFARASHTLADLGPEAVRIQSEAFERLVTGQILETAGPQGDRDPVEHYLDVLGGKTGSLVAVSCRFGAMMSGADEGVVDILTQYGERLGVAFQLADDVLDIASDSHESGKTPGTDLREGIPTLPVLHLRAQAAAHGRPEDLELVELIDGDLGDDARLAEALRRLRVHPSLEQARRDTVRYAEEARAMLAPLPEGYAKAALEELCDAVVHRAG is encoded by the coding sequence GTGACCGTCGTCGGGCCGTTCGGTCTTAGCGTGCGGGACCAGGCTCTTGAGGCCGATGTCCAGACCGGATTGGCGGCCGTGGAGGCAGGGCTCCTCGACGCCACCAAGAGCGAGGTCCCGTTCATCACGGAGGCCGCGCAGCACCTCGTCCTGGCCGGCGGCAAGCGCTTCAGGCCGCTGCTCGTGATGCTCGCCGCCCAGTTCGGCGACCCCTACGCGCCGGGTGTCGTGCCCTCGGCCGTCGTCGTCGAGCTCACCCATCTGGCCACGCTGTACCACGACGACGTCATGGACGAGGCCGACGTACGGCGCGGTGTCGAGAGCGCGAACACCCGATGGGGCAACTCGATCGCCGTCCTGACGGGTGACTTCCTCTTCGCCCGCGCCTCGCACACGCTCGCGGACCTCGGACCCGAGGCCGTACGCATCCAGTCGGAGGCGTTCGAACGCCTGGTCACCGGCCAGATCCTGGAGACGGCCGGCCCGCAGGGCGACCGCGACCCGGTCGAGCACTACCTCGACGTCCTGGGCGGCAAGACGGGCTCGCTCGTCGCCGTCTCCTGCCGCTTCGGCGCCATGATGTCCGGCGCGGACGAGGGCGTCGTCGACATCCTCACCCAGTACGGCGAGCGGCTCGGCGTCGCCTTCCAGCTCGCCGACGACGTCCTCGACATCGCCTCCGACTCCCACGAGTCCGGCAAGACCCCGGGCACCGACCTGCGCGAGGGCATCCCGACGCTCCCGGTCCTCCACCTGCGGGCCCAGGCGGCCGCGCACGGGCGCCCGGAGGACCTGGAGCTGGTCGAGCTGATCGACGGCGACCTCGGCGACGACGCGCGCCTCGCGGAGGCCCTGCGGCGGCTGCGGGTCCACCCGTCCCTGGAGCAGGCCCGGCGGGACACCGTGCGGTACGCGGAGGAGGCGCGCGCGATGCTCGCGCCGCTGCCCGAGGGATACGCGAAGGCGGCCCTGGAGGAGCTGTGCGACGCGGTGGTCCACCGGGCCGGGTAG
- a CDS encoding LolA family protein: MADTRKTSRYVVPVAVAGVAAATIGLVPALAASGDPDLPEITAQQLIEKIAASDTQTLSGTMKISTDLGLPSFAGLLGGAAGGSASADPQEKLTQLVSGTHTLRVAADGPDRQKLTILDGADEYSLIHNGDDVWAYDSKSNEAFHEKGAGRAGEAPEKELPTTPKELADEILKAADGTTSITVGGTAKVAGRDAYQLVIKPKQSGSTVESVKVAVDAQNGTPLKFTLASVEGGKPVVDAGFTKVDFGKPAASTFDFKAPKGAKVTEGAPEHEKAPEDFAKEFGGLAELTGAKGEGVNVIGEGWTTIAKLDTGAPAPKTDEAPKEAQGFLDALGDRVTGKFGSGTVFKTKLVNALMTDDGKVYVGAVTKDALVDAANAGK; the protein is encoded by the coding sequence ATGGCAGACACCCGTAAGACGAGCCGCTACGTCGTCCCGGTCGCGGTGGCCGGGGTGGCAGCGGCGACCATCGGGCTCGTACCGGCGCTGGCGGCGTCGGGTGACCCCGACCTGCCGGAGATCACGGCGCAGCAGCTCATCGAGAAGATCGCCGCGTCCGACACCCAGACGCTCTCCGGCACGATGAAGATCAGCACGGACCTGGGGCTGCCGTCCTTCGCGGGGCTGCTCGGCGGGGCGGCCGGCGGCTCGGCGTCCGCGGACCCGCAGGAGAAGCTGACGCAGCTGGTCTCGGGGACGCACACGCTGCGCGTGGCCGCGGACGGCCCGGACAGGCAGAAGCTGACGATCCTGGACGGCGCGGACGAGTACAGCCTGATCCACAACGGCGACGACGTCTGGGCGTACGACAGCAAGTCGAACGAGGCGTTCCACGAGAAGGGCGCGGGCCGCGCGGGCGAGGCGCCGGAGAAGGAGCTCCCGACCACCCCGAAGGAGCTCGCGGACGAGATCCTGAAGGCCGCGGACGGCACGACGTCGATCACGGTGGGCGGGACGGCGAAGGTGGCCGGCCGGGACGCGTACCAGCTGGTGATCAAGCCGAAGCAGAGCGGCTCGACGGTCGAGTCGGTGAAGGTCGCGGTGGACGCCCAGAACGGCACCCCGCTGAAGTTCACGCTCGCCTCGGTCGAGGGCGGCAAGCCGGTCGTCGACGCGGGCTTCACGAAGGTCGACTTCGGCAAGCCGGCGGCCTCGACGTTCGACTTCAAGGCGCCGAAGGGCGCGAAGGTGACGGAGGGCGCTCCGGAGCACGAGAAGGCCCCCGAGGACTTCGCGAAGGAGTTCGGCGGCCTCGCGGAGCTCACCGGCGCCAAGGGCGAGGGCGTGAACGTCATCGGCGAGGGCTGGACGACGATCGCGAAGCTCGACACCGGCGCCCCGGCGCCGAAGACGGACGAGGCGCCGAAGGAGGCCCAGGGCTTCCTGGACGCGCTCGGCGACAGGGTGACCGGGAAGTTCGGCTCGGGCACCGTCTTCAAGACGAAGCTCGTCAACGCGCTGATGACGGACGACGGCAAGGTCTACGTCGGCGCGGTCACCAAGGACGCGCTGGTGGACGCGGCGAACGCCGGTAAGTGA
- a CDS encoding LPXTG cell wall anchor domain-containing protein has protein sequence MTTPVVLLSAAPAFAETNPSTSQTQEQQPTIEQLKLAVAAAQKAYDIAVIAEADAQKAVAALQDPENALQIAVSEAKELSGKAAEDKAAADAKVAEAETALAALPADATEEQKAEAEKAVTDAKAVAETAAAAKTAADAKVTEAQKALEDANVAAFTKLGTAQKTKEEALKALKAAEKALAEAEEAEEGEEPVEDCVPEPDFTTVVKGLPEKVVAGTTVNFTLRVTNGTDKKMDEVYPYAAVHAFDEKGLKELDKFLTLEWAPVNSEWTELTGAESLEIGSLNAKSSVDVKLRLTLDADTPAGQGATFVAGDYWNDDESCGGTPDLEYYEFEILAKGTDPGKVDDATGQKGNNNTTQQGGTSTTPVTGGTTGSLAKTGSNSAVPQIALAGGAAVVLGAGAMFVVRRRKAGADA, from the coding sequence GTGACCACGCCGGTTGTGCTCCTTTCCGCTGCCCCGGCATTCGCGGAGACCAACCCGTCCACGTCGCAGACGCAGGAGCAGCAGCCGACGATCGAGCAGCTGAAGCTCGCGGTCGCCGCCGCCCAGAAGGCCTACGACATCGCCGTCATCGCCGAGGCCGACGCCCAGAAGGCGGTCGCGGCGCTGCAGGACCCCGAGAACGCGCTCCAGATCGCCGTCAGCGAGGCCAAGGAGCTCTCCGGGAAGGCCGCCGAGGACAAGGCCGCCGCCGACGCCAAGGTCGCCGAGGCCGAGACCGCCCTGGCCGCCCTGCCCGCCGACGCCACGGAGGAGCAGAAGGCCGAGGCGGAGAAGGCTGTCACCGACGCCAAGGCTGTCGCCGAGACCGCTGCCGCGGCCAAGACCGCAGCCGACGCCAAGGTGACCGAGGCCCAGAAGGCCCTCGAGGACGCCAATGTCGCCGCTTTCACCAAGCTCGGCACCGCGCAGAAGACCAAGGAAGAGGCCCTCAAGGCGCTCAAGGCGGCGGAGAAGGCGCTCGCCGAGGCCGAGGAGGCCGAGGAGGGTGAGGAGCCGGTCGAGGACTGCGTCCCCGAGCCGGACTTCACCACCGTCGTCAAGGGGCTGCCGGAGAAGGTCGTCGCCGGTACGACCGTCAACTTCACGCTGCGCGTGACGAACGGCACCGACAAGAAGATGGACGAGGTGTACCCGTACGCCGCCGTCCACGCCTTCGACGAGAAGGGCCTCAAGGAGCTCGACAAGTTCCTCACCCTCGAGTGGGCGCCCGTCAACTCGGAGTGGACGGAGCTCACCGGGGCCGAGAGCCTGGAGATCGGCTCGCTGAACGCCAAGTCCTCCGTCGACGTCAAGCTGCGGCTGACGCTCGACGCGGACACCCCGGCCGGCCAGGGAGCCACCTTCGTCGCCGGTGACTACTGGAACGACGACGAGTCCTGCGGTGGTACTCCGGACCTGGAGTACTACGAGTTCGAGATCCTCGCCAAGGGCACCGACCCGGGCAAGGTCGACGACGCCACGGGCCAGAAGGGCAACAACAACACCACCCAGCAGGGTGGCACCTCCACCACCCCCGTGACCGGTGGCACCACCGGCTCGCTCGCCAAGACCGGTTCGAACAGCGCCGTTCCGCAGATCGCCCTCGCGGGTGGCGCGGCCGTCGTTCTCGGTGCCGGGGCGATGTTCGTCGTCCGTCGCCGTAAGGCCGGCGCCGACGCCTGA
- a CDS encoding DUF1203 domain-containing protein: protein MTTYTVRAIEPAALVRLRVVDDAGRPCVPFTAAEAGDPLRCCLRGVEPGERIALVSYAPLRRWAAETGAGPGAYDEQGPVFIHAEECGGPAAGRTEAYPFDRPGALRVLRRYDAEGRIVGGRLLEIPQEATAGFDKAFGEAFADPRVALVHVRAVEYGCFQFEVRRPV, encoded by the coding sequence ATGACCACCTACACCGTGCGGGCCATCGAGCCCGCTGCCCTCGTCCGGCTTCGGGTCGTCGACGACGCCGGGCGGCCCTGCGTGCCCTTCACCGCCGCCGAGGCGGGGGACCCGTTGCGCTGCTGTCTCCGGGGTGTCGAGCCGGGGGAGCGGATCGCGCTCGTCTCGTACGCGCCGCTGCGGCGCTGGGCGGCCGAGACCGGGGCCGGGCCCGGGGCGTACGACGAGCAGGGGCCGGTCTTCATCCATGCCGAGGAGTGCGGCGGGCCCGCGGCCGGTCGCACGGAGGCGTACCCCTTCGACCGGCCCGGCGCCCTCCGTGTCCTTCGCCGGTACGACGCCGAGGGGAGGATCGTCGGCGGGCGGCTCCTGGAGATTCCGCAGGAGGCGACCGCGGGCTTCGACAAGGCCTTCGGGGAGGCCTTCGCCGACCCGCGCGTCGCTCTCGTGCACGTCAGGGCCGTCGAGTACGGCTGCTTCCAGTTCGAGGTGCGGCGGCCGGTCTGA
- a CDS encoding CocE/NonD family hydrolase, translated as MRIRTEFPYETSHEDVRIPLPDGTRLYARVWRPLTDEPVPALLEYLPYRLTDWTAPRDRQRHPWYAGHGYASVRVDVRGHGNSEGLPGDPYDPVELADGVAVVHWLAEQPWCSGRVGMFGISWGGTDALRIAALAPEPLKAVVTVCSTDDRYDNEGHYMGGSVLAVDMHAWSATMLAFVCRPPDPRYVGDEWRSMWLRRLEGVEPLVHTWLAHQTRDAYWKHGSVREDYGAIRAAVLAVGGWHDPYRDTVLRLVEHLPQDRVRGIIGPWSHHYPDRDLPPGPAIGFLQETLRWWDHHLKGADNDVMAEPLLRSWISASHPPATVYEELPGRWVADPAWPSPNITPVTYAFQGDPVVVDSPQQTGLDAGRFLPLGKDADLPPDQRDEDAHSACFDFAVPEDGAPIEILGRPRVSLSLRPGAPTGQVIARLCDIAPDGASTLVTRGALNLSARYGHDRAVEAVVGESEAYVFELNGIGHTFPPGHRVRLAVSSAYWPWIWPQPDAAGFTLDPSSSNLTLPVRRHTHDAVEWQQPEHSEPLLVSIPATLEEPRPERLVVRDVAKGEWRLEVDPRYGGTRVHPDGLEFTEDALETYTVHESDPLSARTRSDWSIRLHRPESAWDVTVESHSEISCEADVFVTSNEVVCKEGGEVVFHRTWEQRIPRTAG; from the coding sequence ATGCGCATCCGCACCGAGTTCCCGTACGAGACGTCCCACGAAGATGTCCGGATCCCGCTGCCGGACGGCACCAGGCTGTACGCGCGCGTGTGGCGGCCGCTCACCGACGAGCCCGTCCCCGCCCTCCTGGAGTACCTCCCGTACCGCCTCACCGACTGGACCGCGCCCCGCGACCGGCAGCGCCACCCCTGGTACGCCGGGCACGGCTACGCCTCCGTCCGTGTCGACGTGCGCGGGCACGGCAACAGTGAGGGGCTGCCCGGCGACCCGTACGACCCGGTCGAGCTGGCCGACGGTGTGGCGGTGGTGCACTGGCTCGCCGAGCAGCCCTGGTGCAGCGGGCGGGTGGGCATGTTCGGGATCTCCTGGGGCGGCACCGACGCGCTCCGGATCGCCGCGCTCGCCCCCGAGCCGCTGAAGGCCGTCGTCACGGTCTGCTCGACCGATGACCGCTACGACAACGAAGGCCACTACATGGGCGGCTCCGTCCTCGCCGTGGACATGCACGCCTGGTCGGCCACGATGCTCGCCTTCGTGTGCCGGCCGCCGGACCCGCGGTACGTGGGCGACGAGTGGCGGTCCATGTGGCTGCGGCGCCTGGAGGGGGTGGAGCCGCTCGTCCACACCTGGCTCGCCCACCAGACCCGGGACGCGTACTGGAAGCACGGCAGCGTCCGCGAGGACTACGGCGCGATCCGGGCCGCCGTGCTCGCGGTCGGCGGCTGGCACGACCCGTACCGCGACACCGTGCTGCGGCTCGTCGAGCACCTCCCCCAGGACCGGGTCCGCGGGATCATCGGCCCCTGGTCGCACCACTACCCGGACCGCGACCTGCCGCCGGGCCCGGCGATCGGCTTCCTCCAGGAGACCCTGCGCTGGTGGGACCACCACCTCAAGGGCGCCGACAACGACGTCATGGCCGAGCCGCTGCTGCGCTCCTGGATCAGCGCGTCGCACCCGCCGGCGACGGTGTACGAGGAGCTGCCGGGCCGCTGGGTCGCCGACCCCGCCTGGCCGTCCCCGAACATCACCCCGGTGACGTACGCCTTCCAGGGCGACCCGGTCGTGGTCGACTCCCCCCAGCAGACCGGCCTGGACGCGGGGCGCTTCCTCCCCCTCGGCAAGGACGCCGACCTGCCGCCCGACCAGCGCGACGAGGACGCCCACTCGGCCTGCTTCGACTTCGCGGTCCCGGAGGACGGCGCGCCGATCGAGATCCTGGGCCGGCCCCGCGTGAGCCTCTCCCTGCGGCCCGGCGCCCCCACGGGCCAGGTGATCGCCCGCCTCTGCGACATCGCCCCTGACGGCGCCTCGACCCTCGTCACGCGCGGGGCGCTGAACCTCTCCGCCCGCTACGGGCACGACCGGGCGGTGGAGGCCGTGGTCGGCGAGAGCGAGGCGTACGTGTTCGAACTGAACGGCATCGGCCACACCTTCCCGCCCGGCCACCGCGTCCGCCTCGCGGTCTCCTCCGCGTACTGGCCCTGGATCTGGCCCCAGCCCGACGCGGCGGGCTTCACCCTCGACCCGTCCTCCTCGAACCTGACCCTGCCGGTGCGCCGCCACACCCACGACGCGGTCGAGTGGCAGCAGCCGGAACACTCCGAGCCGCTGCTCGTGAGCATCCCGGCGACCCTGGAGGAGCCCCGCCCGGAACGGCTCGTGGTGCGTGACGTGGCCAAGGGCGAGTGGCGCCTGGAGGTCGATCCCCGGTACGGCGGCACGCGGGTCCATCCGGACGGCCTGGAATTCACCGAGGACGCCCTGGAGACGTACACGGTCCACGAATCCGACCCACTGTCCGCCCGCACCCGCTCGGACTGGTCGATCCGGCTGCACCGGCCGGAGTCGGCGTGGGACGTGACGGTCGAGTCGCATTCGGAGATCTCGTGCGAGGCGGATGTATTCGTCACGTCGAACGAGGTGGTGTGCAAGGAGGGCGGGGAAGTCGTCTTCCACCGGACATGGGAACAACGAATTCCGCGTACGGCGGGGTGA
- a CDS encoding VOC family protein, giving the protein MTPIHWKLVIDAGDPHAQAAFWAAALGYRQEDHSALIERLLAAGAAPPEQTVTVDGRLSWRDLAAVRHPDDPHDAGSDAGLGRRVLFQRVPEKKTVKNRVHMDLHPGPETGGREAEVTRLESLGASVLRRVSEQGGTWVVMADPEGNEFCVQ; this is encoded by the coding sequence ATGACACCGATCCATTGGAAGCTCGTGATCGACGCCGGCGATCCGCACGCCCAGGCCGCCTTCTGGGCCGCCGCCCTCGGCTACCGGCAGGAGGACCACAGCGCCCTCATCGAACGCCTTCTCGCCGCCGGCGCCGCGCCGCCCGAGCAGACGGTCACCGTCGACGGACGCCTCTCCTGGCGGGATCTGGCCGCCGTCCGCCACCCGGACGACCCGCACGACGCCGGTTCGGACGCCGGCCTGGGCCGCCGCGTGCTCTTCCAGCGCGTCCCGGAGAAGAAGACCGTCAAGAACCGCGTCCACATGGACCTCCACCCCGGCCCCGAAACGGGTGGCCGGGAGGCGGAGGTCACGCGCCTGGAGTCCCTGGGCGCGTCGGTCCTGCGCCGGGTGTCGGAACAGGGCGGCACGTGGGTGGTCATGGCGGACCCGGAGGGCAACGAGTTCTGCGTGCAGTGA
- a CDS encoding GntR family transcriptional regulator — MSGPVVRVNTAGPVPPYEQIRAQLAALIHSGRLAEDERLPTVRQLASDLGLATGTVARAYRELEAASLVRTRRGGGTRVHRAPEAATGPDPARLAALADEFTAAARTLGADETAVLTAVREAWGRAGGED, encoded by the coding sequence ATGAGCGGTCCCGTCGTCCGCGTGAACACCGCGGGCCCGGTCCCCCCGTACGAGCAGATCCGCGCCCAGCTCGCGGCCCTGATCCACTCCGGGCGCCTGGCGGAGGACGAACGGCTGCCGACCGTACGACAGCTCGCCTCCGACCTGGGCCTCGCCACCGGCACGGTGGCCCGCGCCTACCGGGAGCTGGAGGCCGCGTCCCTGGTCCGGACCCGCCGGGGCGGCGGCACCCGCGTCCACCGGGCGCCGGAAGCCGCGACCGGACCCGATCCGGCCCGACTGGCCGCGCTCGCCGACGAGTTCACGGCGGCGGCGCGCACGCTGGGCGCGGACGAGACCGCGGTCCTGACCGCCGTACGGGAGGCATGGGGCCGCGCCGGCGGCGAGGACTGA